aacaAGAACAAATCTGAATcattaatttttttactttttatgaaaaaatgtgtatttaattatttttatataaaaaaaacctttaaacaAGAACAAATCTGAATcattaatttttttactttttacgaaAAAATGTGTAtttaataatttttatataaaaaaaacctttaaactAATTTATTAGTATGTTTTAAAAGAATTTAAGATTGAAAAAacaaatgattcattttgttctgcgtTTTCTCGTAATATTTAGCGTTCTGCATAGATTCAGTCGCTAACGGTTTGTATTCCGAATTATCGATCACAGTGTTTCATGTTACGGATCAATATGGCAATAAACTCTCGGAGGATATCGTCACGGATCACATTCTGCAGTCGCTTGGACGAAGAGGGTGCAGTTTCCGGTCCCTAAGAGGCTCAGTCGGGGTTCAATACGCATCCGAAAACACCACAATCGAGCTAACGGGCCGTGACCGGCCCGGTTTACTTTCTGAGGTGTTTGCGGTTCTAGCCGACCTCAAATGCAACGTGGTGGCTGCAGAAATATGGACGCACAATTCACGAATGGCTTCGATCGTATACATCACCGATGAAGAAACCGGTCTGCCAATCAACGATCCGGACCGACTCGCGAAAATCAAACAGCTGTTGCTATACGTTCTAAAAGGCGATCTTGACAGACGTGGTGCACAGACCGCGGTTTCTGTCGGGTTCACTCACACTCAACGACGGTTGCACCAGTTAATGTATGCGGATCGTGATTACGATACGGATGAGTACGATACAGTTCCCGAGGGGTCTTCTAGCGGTCGTAAACCGGTAGTGACGGTGGAAAACTGTGTCGAAAGAGGGTACACAGTGGTGAACCTGAGGTGTCCGGATCGACCGAAGTTACTGTTCGATACGGTTTGCACGTTAACCGACATGCAGTACGTCGTTTTTCACTCCACCATCATTGCTGAAGGCCCGGAAGCGTTTCAGGTAGATTGTGTTAACGTGTTATGATCGTTTTGAATGCGCGTATTTAGGTTTAAACGTGTGGTTTCGGTATATTTCGCGTGTTAATCGGTTTTTGTTTACTGTAATTGTAGGAGTTTTATATCCGACATACAGACGGATGCCCGATTAGTTCAGAAGCCGAGAGGCAACGAGTAATTCATTGTCTAGAAGCAGCTGTCAAAAGACGGGTTTCGGAGGTATGAAACCACAATAATCAATTTTTAATAGGGCTGTAATCGAGCCGAGCCAGGTTGAGCTAACGATCCAgc
This genomic stretch from Helianthus annuus cultivar XRQ/B chromosome 8, HanXRQr2.0-SUNRISE, whole genome shotgun sequence harbors:
- the LOC110871794 gene encoding ACT domain-containing protein ACR4 produces the protein MHYWSPSLDVDYEFEKLVHRMHPPRVTVDQITDKKSTLIKVDSANKRGSLLEVVQVLTDLNLLIKRAYISSDGGWFMDVFHVTDQYGNKLSEDIVTDHILQSLGRRGCSFRSLRGSVGVQYASENTTIELTGRDRPGLLSEVFAVLADLKCNVVAAEIWTHNSRMASIVYITDEETGLPINDPDRLAKIKQLLLYVLKGDLDRRGAQTAVSVGFTHTQRRLHQLMYADRDYDTDEYDTVPEGSSSGRKPVVTVENCVERGYTVVNLRCPDRPKLLFDTVCTLTDMQYVVFHSTIIAEGPEAFQEFYIRHTDGCPISSEAERQRVIHCLEAAVKRRVSEGLRLELCGDDRIGLLSDVTRIFRENGLSVTRAEVTTRGSTAVNAFYVIDSSGQQVKSETIEAVRNAIGETIKVKEDETLTKSKSPAQQTGGFSLGNLFRNRSEKFLYNLGLIRSCSEVA